The following proteins come from a genomic window of Malus domestica chromosome 02, GDT2T_hap1:
- the LOC103407222 gene encoding blue copper protein-like, producing MARVTYLLVIALLVLPSVVFATRYVVGDDEGWNSGVDYYAWVEGKTFYVGDSLAFNYNAGAHNVVVVDTNGYDQCLASPNNGAYNSGHDVLTFNVAGDYYFICEWHCNHTDQKLKVTVN from the exons ATGGCACGAGTCACTTATCTTCTCGTGATCGCGCTTCTCGTTCTTCCTAGCGTGGTGTTCGCGACACGGTATGTCGTCGGAGATGACGAAGGCTGGAATTCAGGAGTTGATTACTATGCTTGGGTTGAGGGAAAAACATTCTATGTTGGAGATTCATTAG CTTTCAATTACAATGCAGGTGCCCACAATGTGGTTGTAGTTGATACTAACGGGTATGATCAATGTCTTGCGTCTCCAAACAACGGTGCCTATAACAGCGGCCACGACGTACTGACGTTTAACGTTGCCGGGGACTACTATTTCATATGTGAATGGCACTGCAATCACACCGACCAGAAGCTTAAGGTCACCGTAAACTAG